AGGAATTCCAGAAATTGCTTCAGGTCGCTCTGGTAGTTGCGGATCGTATGGGGCGACAAATGACGCTCGATCTTCAGATAGCGTATAAAGTCTTCTAAACAGGCCCACATAAACCCTGACTCAGGCCTCCTGATAACCAAATTGAAAGCATTTATAATATATTATCATATTTAAAAAATCAAATTTTTGAAACAACTTGATTTAAGGCAATCTAACCTGGCGATCGTAAGGGAGCCTGGCCAGGTTACCGCGACCGTAGAGGGCAATTTATTAGGTCCAAAAGAATTTGATAAATCAAACCCTTACAAAAATCTCCCTTTGATTGTAATTTGGGATTTGACTTATAAGGCCCGGCATTTTTAAAAAAAACCGGCGACTCAAAGTCGCCTGGCGGAGGAAATCCCATACCTGGGGAAGGTGGCGGGCTAATAGATAAAAATACGCATTTTAGTGGGGGATTCGAGATACTTGTCTAATTCACTCTGAAGTTTTTGACGCTCCGGGTTATGGTACCAGGCTTCCCAATCCGTCGGGTTCTCCCAGCTACTGATGACCAGATAATGGTTGGGATCATCGATGGCGTGGAGGGTCTCTCCGGAAATATAACCGGGCTGCTGCATGGCCTTGACCCGCAGCATTCTCAATAACCTTACTATCTCACTGACATTTTTGCCCTTAATGGTTCGTTCCATGAACACTTTGATCATTGGCACTCCCTCCCCATGGTAGATTGGTGGACGCCAGTCTAAGTTTCTGTTTCAAGGATACGGCCTGTAATAAGCGGCGTCAAGGAAAATCTCACGGGGGCCAGGAAACATCTTGTTGGTCGCC
This DNA window, taken from Deltaproteobacteria bacterium, encodes the following:
- a CDS encoding antibiotic biosynthesis monooxygenase, with protein sequence MIKVFMERTIKGKNVSEIVRLLRMLRVKAMQQPGYISGETLHAIDDPNHYLVISSWENPTDWEAWYHNPERQKLQSELDKYLESPTKMRIFIY